Proteins from a single region of Thalassophryne amazonica chromosome 22, fThaAma1.1, whole genome shotgun sequence:
- the LOC117504167 gene encoding protein FAM180A, protein MMQLWALLTVAYLSVNLEANQHCRKALYPSAYRIKRETYSLINPTFQHSVEDLNLLFEILLAGMQIEGGNQAMMIPDEELASLRSTEKLEVICDDVLPKKLSDIRRLMAQLTQRPRRPLSRQDFERTVLTLVYVAQTLTRFTNQRQREAWTEALVQLFRAVKKDLEFS, encoded by the exons ATGATGCAGCTGTGGGCTCTTCTCACTGTCGCCTACCTGTCCGTCAACCTGGAAGCCAATCAGCACTGCAGGAAAG CTTTGTATCCGTCAGCTTATAGGATCAAGCGTGAGACGTATTCACTGATCAACCCCACGTTCCAGCACTCCGTAGAGGATCTCAACCTGCTTTTTGAG ATCCTGCTTGCTGGAATGCAGATAGAAGGTGGGAATCAGGCCATGATGATCCCAGATGAGGAACTAGCCTCCCTGAGGAGCACGGAGAAGTTGGAGGTCATCTGTGATGACGTTCTCCCCAAGAAGCTCTCCGACATTCGCCGTCTGATGGCACAGCTCACCCAGCGGCCACGGCGGCCTCTGAGCAGGCAGGACTTTGAGAGGACAGTTCTGACCCTCGTCTATGTGGCTCAGACGCTGACTCGCTTCACCAACCAGCGGCAGAGAGAAGCCTGGACAGAAGCTCTGGTTCAGTTATTCAGAGCTGTAAAAAAGGACCTGGAGTTCTCTTGA